A single genomic interval of Lacrimispora sphenoides JCM 1415 harbors:
- a CDS encoding ethanolamine ammonia-lyase subunit EutB, with the protein MILKTKLFGKTYQFSSVMEVMGKANEEKSGDKLAGVAAGSAEERVAAKVVLSHLTLSDLFNNPAVPYEKDEVTRIIIDHVNLRTYEKIKNWTVAELREWILDCNTTNYDIHRISNGLTSEMVAAVAKIMSNLDLIVGAQKIIVTKTANTTIGIPGTFSTRLQPNHTTDNVDGIMASVMEGLSMGSGDAVIGLNPVDDTTESVKRILHKFNDFINEWEIPTQHVVLAHVATQMEAMEQGAPTGLVFQSIAGSEKGNTAFGITAKMLSEAKDMALKLGTAVGPNVMYFETGQGSELSSDAHNGVDQLTMEARCYGFAKYFDPFLVNTVVGFIGPEYLYDSKQVIRAGLEDHFMGKLTGISMGCDVCYTNHMKADQNDAENLTVLLATAGVNFIMSIPNGDDIMLNYQTTGYHEGASIRELLNKRTIKEFDQWLEKMGFSENGHLTSKAGDASVFLKQRRGN; encoded by the coding sequence ATGATTTTAAAAACTAAACTTTTTGGCAAAACCTATCAATTTTCATCTGTAATGGAAGTTATGGGGAAGGCAAATGAAGAAAAATCGGGGGACAAATTAGCTGGAGTTGCAGCAGGCAGCGCAGAAGAAAGAGTTGCAGCTAAAGTTGTCCTATCACACTTAACGCTTTCAGATTTATTTAACAACCCTGCTGTGCCATATGAAAAGGATGAGGTAACACGTATTATTATTGACCATGTTAATCTAAGAACTTATGAAAAGATTAAAAATTGGACAGTGGCTGAATTAAGAGAATGGATTTTAGATTGCAATACGACAAACTATGACATTCATCGTATTTCAAATGGTTTAACTTCTGAAATGGTTGCAGCAGTTGCTAAAATTATGTCCAACTTGGATTTAATAGTAGGAGCTCAGAAGATTATAGTAACTAAGACTGCTAATACGACAATTGGTATACCGGGAACTTTTTCAACTCGTCTACAACCAAATCATACGACTGACAATGTGGACGGTATTATGGCTTCCGTTATGGAAGGTCTATCTATGGGATCTGGTGATGCAGTAATCGGTCTAAACCCAGTAGACGATACAACAGAAAGTGTAAAGCGTATTCTTCATAAGTTCAATGATTTCATTAATGAGTGGGAAATACCAACACAACATGTTGTTTTAGCTCACGTAGCTACTCAGATGGAAGCAATGGAACAAGGAGCACCAACCGGATTGGTATTCCAATCGATTGCAGGATCTGAAAAAGGAAATACAGCTTTTGGAATTACGGCTAAGATGCTTTCAGAAGCAAAGGACATGGCTTTGAAGCTAGGTACGGCAGTTGGCCCAAATGTTATGTACTTTGAGACTGGACAAGGTTCTGAGCTTTCATCCGATGCTCATAATGGTGTAGATCAGCTGACTATGGAAGCCAGATGTTATGGATTTGCAAAATATTTTGATCCATTCCTTGTTAATACAGTTGTTGGATTTATTGGACCAGAGTATTTGTATGACTCCAAGCAAGTGATCCGTGCAGGTTTAGAAGATCATTTTATGGGTAAATTAACTGGTATTTCTATGGGGTGTGATGTTTGTTACACGAACCATATGAAGGCAGATCAAAACGATGCTGAAAACTTAACCGTTTTACTTGCAACAGCTGGTGTAAACTTTATTATGTCTATTCCAAATGGTGATGATATTATGTTAAATTATCAAACCACTGGGTACCATGAGGGTGCTTCCATTAGAGAATTATTAAATAAACGGACAATAAAAGAATTTGACCAATGGTTAGAAAAAATGGGGTTCAGCGAAAATGGACATTTAACTTCTAAAGCTGGCGATGCATCTGTATTTTTGAAGCAGAGGAGGGGGAACTAA
- the eutC gene encoding ethanolamine ammonia-lyase subunit EutC translates to MDELNLKEMIKSILNEMVNEVPPVTNGPSKEATVNTKQPAKSCVVEEGFIPDITEVDIRKQFLVPNAADKEGYLKMKSYTPARLGLWRTGTRYLTEPSLRFRADHAAAQDAVFSYVKEDLIKEMGFVEVATECKDKDEYVTRPDLGRKFSNEAINTIKNAVKPNQKVQVIVGDGLSSAAIEANIRDVLPSLQQGLKMFGLDFGQVVFIKHCRVPAMDPIGEATGAEVVCLFIGERPGLVTAESMSAYIAYKPTVGMPEARRTVVSNIHRQGTPAVEAGAYIAEIIKRMLDKKVSGLDLKEK, encoded by the coding sequence ATGGACGAATTAAACTTAAAAGAAATGATTAAATCGATTTTAAATGAAATGGTAAATGAAGTACCGCCAGTTACAAATGGTCCATCAAAAGAGGCAACGGTAAACACCAAGCAACCTGCTAAGTCCTGCGTAGTGGAAGAGGGATTTATACCAGATATTACAGAAGTAGATATACGCAAGCAATTTTTAGTTCCAAATGCAGCAGATAAAGAAGGCTATTTAAAAATGAAATCCTATACACCAGCTCGCCTGGGATTGTGGAGGACAGGTACAAGATATTTGACGGAGCCTAGTCTTCGATTCCGTGCTGACCATGCTGCTGCCCAAGATGCTGTATTCTCCTATGTTAAAGAAGATTTAATTAAAGAGATGGGATTTGTAGAGGTTGCTACAGAATGCAAGGATAAAGACGAATATGTTACACGTCCGGACTTAGGCCGAAAGTTTTCAAATGAAGCAATCAATACAATAAAAAATGCTGTGAAACCAAATCAGAAAGTTCAGGTGATCGTTGGTGATGGTTTAAGTTCAGCAGCAATAGAGGCAAATATCAGAGATGTTTTACCTTCTTTACAACAAGGGCTTAAGATGTTTGGACTTGACTTTGGACAAGTTGTTTTTATAAAACATTGTCGCGTCCCAGCTATGGATCCAATTGGTGAAGCAACAGGAGCTGAAGTCGTCTGTCTTTTTATCGGAGAAAGACCAGGCCTTGTTACAGCAGAATCTATGAGTGCGTATATCGCTTATAAACCTACCGTTGGTATGCCGGAAGCTAGAAGAACAGTAGTTTCCAATATTCACAGACAAGGAACGCCGGCGGTAGAAGCAGGAGCATATATTGCTGAAATTATCAAGAGAATGTTAGATAAAAAGGTATCTGGATTAGATTTGAAAGAAAAATAA
- the eutL gene encoding ethanolamine utilization microcompartment protein EutL produces MKNERLGANVLSVKIIPNVDDGLAKELKLASNQKSLGIITSDSDDVTYVALDEATKASDVAVVYARSMYAGAANASTKLAGEVIGILAGPSPAEVRSGLDRAIEVINNEASFFSANGDNSIVYFAHCVSRTGSYLSKGANVKEGEAIAYLIAPPLEAMVAIDSALKAADVKMSVFYGPPSETNFAGALLTGSQSACRSACESFAKAVEAVADNPTSY; encoded by the coding sequence ATGAAAAATGAACGATTAGGTGCAAATGTTCTAAGCGTAAAAATCATTCCAAATGTTGATGATGGATTGGCAAAGGAATTAAAATTAGCATCAAATCAAAAAAGTCTAGGGATTATTACTTCTGATTCTGATGATGTAACCTATGTGGCATTAGATGAAGCAACGAAGGCATCCGATGTAGCCGTTGTATATGCAAGAAGTATGTATGCCGGAGCTGCGAATGCTTCTACAAAATTAGCAGGAGAAGTTATCGGTATTTTAGCTGGTCCCAGTCCGGCAGAGGTACGAAGCGGTCTGGATCGTGCGATTGAGGTAATAAATAATGAAGCTAGCTTTTTTAGCGCAAATGGTGATAACTCAATCGTTTATTTTGCCCATTGTGTATCGAGAACTGGTTCTTATCTTTCAAAAGGAGCAAATGTGAAAGAAGGAGAAGCCATTGCTTATTTAATAGCACCACCCCTTGAAGCGATGGTAGCTATCGATTCGGCTTTGAAAGCTGCTGATGTGAAAATGAGTGTATTTTATGGGCCGCCATCTGAAACTAACTTTGCAGGAGCATTACTGACAGGGTCTCAATCTGCTTGTAGATCAGCATGCGAATCATTTGCCAAGGCGGTAGAAGCCGTTGCTGACAACCCAACTAGTTACTAG
- a CDS encoding BMC domain-containing protein, giving the protein MAKALGLIEVRGKLGVILAADAAAKEADVNLLGSETIRGGLTTIHIIGDIAAVKAAVKAGEVAVADKNCLISSHVIPRLDDQVEQMLMKSFGKKEDNPSDTDESNQPIIEEIEKDEDSPYDKGQLEKMRVTDLRSLAYKSNLSTIKRSEIKSANKAVLIETLLNKGVKYNGID; this is encoded by the coding sequence ATGGCTAAAGCTTTAGGTTTAATCGAAGTACGTGGAAAGTTAGGAGTAATCCTGGCAGCAGATGCAGCTGCAAAGGAGGCAGATGTAAATCTACTTGGAAGTGAAACAATCCGTGGAGGATTGACAACAATTCATATTATTGGAGATATTGCGGCAGTAAAAGCAGCGGTTAAGGCAGGTGAAGTTGCTGTGGCAGATAAGAATTGTCTAATCAGTAGTCATGTTATCCCACGCTTGGATGACCAAGTTGAGCAGATGTTGATGAAATCATTTGGTAAAAAGGAAGATAATCCTTCGGATACAGATGAATCAAATCAACCGATTATAGAAGAAATAGAGAAAGATGAAGATTCACCCTATGATAAAGGGCAGCTGGAAAAAATGAGAGTGACCGATTTACGTTCCCTTGCATATAAATCAAATCTTTCTACCATAAAGAGGTCAGAAATTAAATCTGCTAACAAAGCAGTGCTTATTGAAACATTGCTGAATAAAGGAGTTAAGTATAATGGGATTGATTGA
- a CDS encoding acetaldehyde dehydrogenase (acetylating), whose translation MGLIDKDLVSVQETRDLLKKAKEAQIEIAKLSQEEIDTICKAMAKAAFDNRLKLAKMAQEETGFGKWQDKVLKNAFASRDLLNSIKDMKTVGIITNNREAKYMEVAVPVGVVAGLIPSTNPTSTVIYKALISIKAGNAIVFSPHPSALNCIKETVRIINEAGKSVGLPDGAISVITTVTTQATNELMKNENTKLILATGGSAMVRAAYSSGTPAIGVGPGNGPAFIERSADIPKAVELILESKTFDNGTICASEQSIIVEEINREKVISEFKKQGGYFLSKNDALKLEKYILRPNGTMNPKIVGRTAQAIAELAGISVPEDAKVLIAEETRVGDLAPFSREKLTPILAFYTVNTWDEARDLSIKILNFEGAGHTMVIHTANNKIIEDFALKVPVSRLLINCSATLGGIGATTNLRPALTLGCGAIGGSSTSDNVGPQNLFNLRRVVYGVRTLDEIRGEDKFEDGSGKNVEDLGLNKDQLIDLLVERVLQKLK comes from the coding sequence ATGGGATTGATTGATAAAGATCTTGTTTCAGTTCAAGAAACCAGGGATTTACTGAAGAAAGCAAAAGAAGCGCAAATAGAAATAGCCAAGTTATCTCAAGAAGAGATCGACACCATTTGTAAGGCTATGGCAAAAGCCGCTTTTGACAATCGTTTGAAGCTGGCTAAAATGGCACAAGAAGAAACCGGGTTTGGTAAATGGCAGGACAAAGTCCTTAAAAATGCTTTTGCATCAAGAGATTTATTAAACTCTATAAAAGATATGAAGACAGTAGGTATAATCACAAACAATAGAGAAGCAAAATATATGGAAGTGGCCGTTCCTGTTGGAGTCGTTGCAGGCCTGATTCCTTCAACGAATCCGACATCTACAGTTATCTATAAGGCACTAATTAGCATTAAGGCAGGAAATGCGATTGTATTTTCACCTCATCCAAGTGCATTAAATTGTATTAAGGAAACCGTCCGCATCATAAATGAGGCAGGAAAAAGCGTTGGCTTACCGGATGGTGCTATTAGTGTAATTACAACCGTTACAACTCAGGCAACAAATGAATTGATGAAAAATGAAAATACAAAATTAATTCTTGCTACTGGTGGTTCTGCAATGGTTCGTGCAGCATATTCCTCCGGTACGCCGGCAATTGGGGTAGGGCCAGGGAATGGCCCCGCGTTTATAGAGCGCAGTGCAGATATCCCGAAAGCAGTTGAGCTTATTCTTGAATCTAAGACATTTGATAATGGTACAATTTGTGCATCGGAACAGTCCATTATTGTGGAAGAAATCAATAGAGAAAAAGTGATTTCAGAATTCAAGAAACAAGGTGGTTATTTCTTATCAAAAAATGATGCACTAAAACTTGAAAAGTATATTCTGCGGCCAAACGGTACAATGAATCCTAAGATTGTTGGAAGGACGGCACAGGCTATTGCTGAATTAGCTGGTATTTCTGTACCGGAAGATGCAAAAGTCCTTATTGCCGAAGAAACACGTGTTGGTGATCTTGCACCTTTTTCAAGGGAAAAATTAACACCAATATTAGCTTTCTATACGGTAAATACTTGGGATGAAGCCCGCGATTTAAGTATCAAGATTTTAAACTTTGAAGGCGCAGGGCACACGATGGTCATTCACACTGCAAACAATAAAATTATAGAAGATTTTGCCTTAAAAGTACCGGTTTCGCGACTGCTTATAAACTGTTCGGCTACCTTAGGCGGAATCGGAGCAACGACTAACCTAAGACCTGCCTTGACACTAGGTTGTGGAGCGATAGGAGGAAGTTCTACTTCTGACAATGTTGGACCGCAGAATTTATTTAATCTTCGCCGAGTTGTATATGGCGTCAGGACATTAGATGAGATACGCGGAGAAGATAAATTTGAAGATGGCAGTGGGAAAAATGTTGAAGATTTGGGACTTAATAAGGATCAATTAATCGACTTACTCGTTGAACGTGTTCTGCAAAAGCTAAAATAA
- a CDS encoding BMC domain-containing protein, with product MANTNALGMIETKGLVAAVEAADAMVKAANVTLIGKEQVGGGLVTVMVRGDVGAVKAATDAGAAAAEAVGELISVHVIPRPHAEVDVILPKYDSQASNS from the coding sequence ATGGCTAATACAAACGCATTAGGAATGATTGAAACAAAAGGATTGGTTGCTGCAGTAGAGGCAGCAGATGCAATGGTTAAAGCGGCAAATGTAACGTTAATCGGAAAAGAGCAAGTAGGTGGCGGACTGGTAACAGTTATGGTTCGAGGGGATGTAGGAGCTGTTAAGGCTGCAACAGATGCCGGAGCTGCAGCGGCGGAAGCAGTTGGTGAATTAATATCTGTTCATGTAATTCCTCGTCCGCATGCTGAAGTAGATGTAATCCTGCCAAAATACGATTCACAGGCTTCAAACTCATGA
- the eutD gene encoding ethanolamine utilization phosphate acetyltransferase EutD codes for MTDYSIDTIVDTVVSRIQKVMDQSFEIEASGRHIHLNREAIDTLFHEGYQLHPTKYLSQPGEFASEERVCIEGPKGTIQDVIVLGPERKNCQVEVSLTDARSLGVNAPVQLSGNIENTPGIIVRNGSKSIVLDRGVIVAKRHIHVKDTDAEKLGVKDNERVSVRVFSKRPLIFEDVMVRISPKFETYMHIDYDEANACGHSKGVRGCIVKR; via the coding sequence ATGACTGATTATAGTATTGACACAATTGTAGATACAGTTGTCTCTCGTATACAAAAAGTAATGGATCAATCGTTTGAAATTGAAGCAAGTGGACGCCATATCCATCTAAATCGGGAGGCAATCGATACCCTCTTTCATGAGGGGTATCAATTACACCCAACGAAGTATTTATCACAGCCAGGCGAATTTGCATCAGAAGAACGGGTGTGTATTGAAGGACCGAAAGGCACGATTCAGGATGTAATAGTTCTTGGACCAGAGCGAAAAAACTGTCAAGTGGAGGTTTCATTAACAGATGCACGTTCTCTAGGTGTAAATGCGCCAGTTCAATTAAGCGGAAATATTGAAAACACTCCGGGGATTATTGTGAGGAATGGCTCTAAGTCTATTGTTTTGGATAGAGGTGTGATTGTTGCAAAACGTCATATTCATGTAAAAGATACTGACGCTGAAAAGTTAGGTGTTAAAGATAATGAGAGAGTATCTGTTCGGGTTTTTAGCAAAAGACCACTTATATTTGAAGATGTTATGGTAAGAATAAGTCCCAAGTTTGAGACTTATATGCACATTGATTACGATGAAGCAAATGCTTGCGGTCATAGTAAAGGTGTACGTGGGTGTATTGTTAAGAGGTGA
- a CDS encoding EutN/CcmL family microcompartment protein — MFIGKVVGSLWATRKDEKLNGLKFLLIEKQRNEHEADPALVVAVDHVGAGIGESVLITTGSSGRLSFEGKNIPVDMVIVGIIDTVDYPKE; from the coding sequence ATGTTCATTGGAAAAGTTGTAGGCAGCTTATGGGCTACTCGCAAGGATGAAAAGTTAAATGGTTTAAAGTTCCTGCTTATTGAAAAACAACGAAACGAACATGAGGCTGATCCTGCTCTGGTTGTTGCAGTTGACCATGTAGGTGCGGGCATTGGAGAATCTGTACTGATTACGACTGGCAGCTCTGGTCGTCTATCTTTTGAAGGTAAAAATATTCCTGTTGATATGGTTATTGTCGGTATTATCGACACGGTGGACTATCCAAAGGAATGA
- a CDS encoding ethanolamine utilization protein EutH — MSINEIIIWLMVIIMVIGAIDRSLGNKTGLGKQFEEGILAMGSLALSMAGIIVLAPKLSDWLSPIIVPVYKLLGADPAMFAGTLLANDMGGFFLAQQMTSDPSIVLFSGGILGAMMGATLVFTIPVGLGIINNEDTKYLAQGVLCGIVTIPIGALVSGIMMGMPIIKVFMNLIPIIVVAILISIGLFKIPEGMIKGFNVFGKIIVAVGAIGLAIGGLDLLLGIKVFGNQDTLEVGFQTVGGIAITLAGAYGLVFLITKIFKKPLMKLGHLLGMNDIAAAGLIASLANNIAMFQTVKDMDKRGKVINIAFAVSASFTFGDHLGFTAGVAPALITPMIIGKLVGGISAIFVAIFLSKRVFRIE, encoded by the coding sequence ATGAGTATAAATGAAATCATAATTTGGCTTATGGTAATTATAATGGTCATTGGTGCAATCGACCGTTCGCTGGGCAATAAAACTGGTTTAGGTAAACAATTTGAAGAAGGTATCCTGGCAATGGGTTCCTTAGCACTTTCAATGGCTGGTATCATCGTTTTAGCACCGAAGTTATCGGACTGGCTAAGTCCTATCATTGTTCCTGTTTACAAATTGTTAGGGGCAGATCCGGCAATGTTTGCAGGAACTCTGTTAGCAAATGATATGGGTGGTTTTTTTCTAGCACAACAAATGACTTCTGACCCATCAATTGTACTTTTCTCAGGTGGTATTTTAGGTGCCATGATGGGAGCAACACTTGTATTTACAATCCCAGTTGGATTGGGGATTATAAATAACGAAGATACAAAGTATCTGGCACAAGGAGTATTATGTGGAATCGTGACAATTCCAATTGGAGCATTAGTTTCAGGAATCATGATGGGTATGCCAATCATTAAAGTCTTTATGAATTTAATACCTATCATAGTTGTAGCGATTTTAATTTCAATTGGACTATTTAAAATTCCTGAAGGAATGATTAAAGGGTTCAATGTATTTGGGAAAATCATAGTGGCTGTTGGAGCCATTGGGTTGGCAATTGGAGGGTTAGACTTACTATTAGGTATCAAAGTATTTGGAAATCAAGATACACTTGAAGTTGGATTCCAAACAGTTGGTGGTATTGCCATTACGTTAGCTGGTGCTTATGGATTGGTGTTCCTGATTACAAAGATATTCAAGAAACCATTGATGAAACTAGGCCATTTGTTAGGAATGAATGATATTGCAGCTGCAGGACTCATTGCATCTCTTGCAAACAATATTGCCATGTTTCAAACAGTAAAAGATATGGATAAACGTGGTAAGGTGATTAATATCGCTTTTGCAGTTTCAGCATCTTTTACATTTGGTGACCATTTAGGATTTACAGCCGGTGTAGCCCCAGCGTTGATTACTCCAATGATTATTGGCAAGCTAGTCGGTGGTATTTCTGCTATTTTTGTTGCCATATTTTTATCAAAACGTGTATTTAGGATTGAATAA
- a CDS encoding cupin domain-containing protein: MNIDRSEIEKLVRSIIMEEYSSRLNDSSKRHVDSSGVMSISLPLFSVSEEDRLDTGNPNHKVYTKDLVSLSESPRLGCGLMVMENTTFDWTLGYDEIDYIVEGTLTIIIDGRRVTANAGELILIPSGSKIQFSVEGKARFIYVTYPADWQNKVV; encoded by the coding sequence TTGAATATAGACAGATCAGAAATTGAAAAGCTAGTTCGCAGTATTATAATGGAAGAATACAGCAGTAGGTTAAATGATTCTTCAAAGAGGCATGTTGACTCTAGTGGTGTAATGTCCATTTCGTTGCCACTATTTTCTGTAAGTGAAGAAGACCGATTGGACACAGGCAACCCGAATCATAAAGTGTATACAAAGGATTTAGTGTCACTTTCTGAAAGTCCCAGACTAGGTTGTGGACTAATGGTAATGGAAAATACTACCTTCGATTGGACTTTAGGGTATGATGAAATTGATTATATCGTGGAAGGAACTTTAACTATTATCATAGATGGCCGCCGTGTAACTGCCAATGCAGGAGAATTGATTTTGATTCCAAGTGGATCAAAGATTCAGTTTTCCGTTGAAGGAAAGGCAAGATTTATCTATGTGACTTATCCGGCTGATTGGCAAAATAAAGTGGTCTGA
- a CDS encoding GNAT family N-acetyltransferase, which translates to MELRYTTRFPAKEDLYALYEDLGWNDFLELSPEQLLIAMMQSWYSIYVYSGDRLVATGRIVSDGIINAYLCGLGVDSNFRNRGIGTEISKRLITHSLKNNLHMQLFCEESLVPYYKKAGLEKFAVGMQINNIKN; encoded by the coding sequence ATGGAGTTAAGATATACAACAAGGTTCCCGGCAAAAGAAGATTTATATGCTCTTTATGAGGATCTTGGCTGGAATGATTTTTTAGAGCTGTCCCCCGAACAGTTATTAATTGCAATGATGCAAAGCTGGTATTCTATTTATGTGTACAGTGGAGACAGACTAGTTGCAACAGGCAGGATTGTTTCAGACGGGATTATTAATGCCTATTTATGTGGGTTAGGTGTCGATTCTAATTTTAGGAATCGGGGAATCGGAACAGAAATAAGTAAAAGATTGATAACGCATAGTCTTAAAAATAATTTACATATGCAGCTTTTCTGCGAAGAGAGCTTAGTTCCGTATTATAAGAAAGCAGGACTTGAAAAATTTGCAGTCGGTATGCAGATAAATAACATTAAAAATTAG
- the ant(9) gene encoding aminoglycoside nucleotidyltransferase ANT(9), which yields MANSINLKSVPNQALQVAEAIEDLFKNQIIGIYLYGSAILGGLHINSDVDILVIVNQDLTEETRNELTKRLMLLSGKIGCKNLNRPLEVTIINQNDIVPWQFPPKCEFMYGEWLREQMEAGDIPQACYDPDVAILLWQARSHSLSLKGPEAIEVIEPISMNDIQKAIRCSLPNLIADVKGDERNALLTLARMWFTIATGEICTKDMAAEWVIPRLPQNLAVLLEIARNAYLGECEDCWGDLEAEITSLVALMNNSIETLFDNIDNSDLTK from the coding sequence ATGGCAAATAGTATAAACCTTAAAAGTGTTCCAAATCAAGCCCTTCAGGTAGCGGAAGCAATCGAAGATCTATTTAAAAATCAGATAATAGGAATATATCTGTATGGTTCAGCGATACTTGGAGGCCTGCACATTAACAGTGACGTTGACATTTTAGTGATTGTTAATCAAGATTTGACAGAAGAAACAAGAAACGAATTAACTAAGCGCCTAATGCTTTTATCCGGCAAAATTGGATGTAAAAATTTAAACAGGCCGCTTGAAGTTACTATAATCAATCAAAATGACATTGTTCCCTGGCAGTTTCCACCTAAATGTGAATTCATGTATGGAGAATGGCTAAGGGAGCAAATGGAGGCAGGAGATATTCCTCAAGCTTGTTATGACCCTGACGTGGCAATACTCTTGTGGCAGGCAAGAAGCCATAGTTTATCATTGAAAGGACCGGAAGCGATTGAAGTAATAGAGCCCATATCAATGAATGATATCCAAAAAGCAATCAGATGTTCTTTACCAAATTTGATTGCTGATGTAAAAGGCGATGAACGCAATGCTCTTTTAACATTAGCCAGAATGTGGTTTACAATAGCCACCGGCGAAATTTGTACAAAAGATATGGCAGCAGAATGGGTAATTCCCAGACTTCCGCAAAATCTTGCTGTGCTGCTTGAAATAGCTCGAAATGCCTATTTGGGCGAATGTGAAGATTGCTGGGGCGATTTAGAAGCTGAAATAACTTCTCTTGTTGCCTTAATGAACAACTCCATAGAAACTTTGTTTGATAACATAGATAATTCCGATTTGACTAAGTAA
- a CDS encoding DNA methylase, with amino-acid sequence MKNRTYFAIDLKSFYASVECMERGLDPLTTNLVVADASRTEKTICLAVSPSLKAYGIPGRARLFEVVQKVREVNALRLREAPERAFSGASFSDTELKSSPGISLDYIIAPPRMAHYIEYSTRIYNIYLKYIAPEDIHVYSIDEVFIDATDYLNTYNLSARELVTKMILEILKTTGITASAGIGTNLYLCKIAMDIQAKRIPVDQNGVQIAELDEISYRRLLWSHRPLTDFWRVGRGYAKKLEEQGLFTMGDIARCSIGKSNEYYKEDLLYKLFGINAELLIDHAWGWEPCTIADIKAYKPSTNSIGSGQVLQSAYPFDKAKLIVWEMTDLLVLDLVDKKLVTDQLVLTVGYDIENLKNPKIKNSYHGAVTTDHYGRAVPKSAHGTANLGRQTSSTKLIMDAVTELFERIVDKNLLVRRVNITANHVVDEETVQKSDNFEQLNLFTDYGAVQAKKEEEEAELAREKNMQKAMLEIKKKYGKNAILKGMNLEEGATTLDRNKQIGGHKA; translated from the coding sequence ATGAAGAACAGAACCTATTTTGCAATCGATTTAAAATCCTTCTACGCTTCGGTCGAGTGTATGGAACGTGGGCTTGATCCGCTGACCACGAACCTTGTTGTTGCTGATGCAAGCCGCACCGAAAAAACCATTTGTCTTGCTGTATCTCCCTCCCTCAAAGCATATGGGATTCCCGGTAGGGCGAGGTTGTTTGAGGTCGTACAGAAGGTCAGGGAAGTAAATGCGTTACGGCTGCGTGAAGCACCGGAACGAGCATTTTCCGGTGCCTCTTTCAGCGATACGGAATTGAAATCCTCACCGGGTATTTCGTTAGACTATATTATTGCTCCACCGAGAATGGCGCATTATATCGAGTACAGCACGCGGATTTACAATATCTACTTAAAGTACATCGCGCCCGAAGACATTCATGTCTATTCCATCGATGAGGTATTCATCGATGCCACCGATTATCTGAACACCTACAATCTTTCGGCCCGTGAGCTTGTCACAAAAATGATTCTGGAGATTCTTAAAACGACCGGTATTACAGCATCAGCGGGAATTGGCACAAACTTGTACCTTTGCAAGATCGCTATGGATATTCAGGCAAAGCGTATTCCGGTGGATCAAAACGGTGTTCAGATAGCAGAATTAGACGAAATAAGCTACCGACGCCTGCTGTGGTCACATCGGCCTTTAACCGACTTTTGGCGTGTTGGCAGGGGATATGCTAAGAAGCTGGAGGAACAAGGCCTCTTTACCATGGGAGATATTGCAAGATGCTCGATAGGTAAGTCTAACGAATATTACAAAGAAGATTTATTGTATAAATTGTTCGGAATCAATGCGGAGTTATTGATAGACCATGCATGGGGGTGGGAGCCATGTACGATTGCCGATATTAAAGCGTATAAACCAAGCACAAATAGTATTGGATCGGGACAGGTATTGCAAAGCGCCTATCCCTTTGATAAAGCAAAGCTGATTGTGTGGGAAATGACCGATCTGCTGGTACTTGATTTGGTAGATAAAAAGCTTGTGACCGACCAGCTTGTTTTGACGGTCGGATATGATATTGAAAATCTGAAAAACCCGAAGATCAAGAACTCATACCACGGGGCGGTCACCACCGACCACTACGGACGTGCCGTTCCGAAATCTGCGCATGGTACGGCAAACCTTGGCAGACAGACTTCCTCTACAAAATTGATCATGGATGCTGTCACGGAGTTGTTTGAGCGTATTGTTGACAAAAACCTCCTTGTCAGGAGAGTCAACATCACAGCAAATCATGTTGTGGATGAGGAAACTGTTCAAAAATCAGATAACTTTGAACAGCTTAATCTCTTTACGGACTATGGTGCTGTCCAGGCGAAAAAAGAAGAGGAAGAAGCTGAGCTTGCACGTGAGAAAAATATGCAGAAAGCTATGCTGGAGATAAAAAAGAAATATGGAAAAAACGCCATCCTAAAGGGCATGAATCTGGAGGAAGGCGCTACCACATTAGACCGTAATAAGCAGATAGGAGGACACAAGGCATGA